One Burkholderia sp. WP9 genomic window, ATCTTGCAGGCCTGGGAGCGGAATAAGGCCAAGGGCAAGATTGTGCGCGGTGGGTCGACCATTACTCAGCAGTTGGCGCGCAATCTGTTTTTGTCGCGGGAGAAGAGTTATATCCGCAAGGGGCAGGAACTCATCATTACGTGGATGCTTGAGGCCTTGATGGATAAGGAACGGATCTTTGAGATTTATCTTAACTCCGTTGAGTGGGGGAATGGGGTTTATGGGGCTGAGGCCGCGGCTCGTTATTACTATAAGACTTCAGCGAGTAAGTTGACTGCTGCGCAGTCGGCCCGGTTGGCTGTTATGTTGCCGCAGCCTAAGTATTTTGATGAGCATCGCGGGTCGCCTTATCTTGCGCAGCGGTCGCGGGTTATTGCTCGCAGGATGGGGGCGGCGGAGTTGCCCGATTAGTTTTTTTTTGCCTTTGTGGCGTGGTTGTGGTTTTGTTCTTTGGGTTTTTGGCCTTTCCTTGATTTGTTTGTGGTCTATTGGCGTTGCCCCTGTGCGGGGCGGCACCTACTTTCTTTGCCGCGGCAAAGAAAGTAGGCAAAGAAAGCCGCTTTACACCGCCAGCCCATAAGCGGGGCCCCCGCACAGTCACGGTAGTGGTGCATCTGGAATCGGCGTTCTCGCACACTCAGCCTTCGTGACAAGGCCGTCATGCCTCCCGCCTCACGCTACGCGTTCGCCGGAACGGTCTGCTCAAAAACATTGGTTGCGTTTGCGCGCTGCTGGGGGCCGTCGGCTTCGCCTCGGCGAAATGCCGTAGTAGTGCGCCTCATTTTTTTATGCGGCTCCGCACTGGTGTTCACCAGAGCGCTCATGGTGGACGCATGATTCGCGCTTCGGTTAGTGTCGCAGTGTCCTTTAGACGATTAGGGCGCGTGGGTGGCGGCTTCGTCACGTAGCGCCGCGATGCTTCAGCATTTGGCGACGCGGTGCTTCTAGCTTTTCAGGTGCCTGTCGCAGTGGGGCATTGCGCCGTCAATGTGCCGTGGTAGTTGCTCGCGCGATCGTTCGGAAGCGGGGCCGCACGTTCTCCAGCTTTCTCGTGGCGCCAATGCGTTCGCGCTTTTCTGATGCAGTCTGCGTAGCCTTCGAGAGAAGGTCCGCTGCGTGTCGCGCTGTGATGCGGCTTTGAGCAACGCCCTTCGCGTCGAGCGCGATGACCTGATACAACTCACGGTCGATTTCGACTTCGCGCTGGTAATCCTCCCCAGTGTCGATTAACAGTTCCAGCAACTTCCGCTGACTATGTCTCTCATCTCGCGTCACTGCCGGACTCCTAACTATTGAGGCCGCAAGCTTGATCAGTTTGTCCAGTTGGTCTAGTTGCCTTTCAACTAAACCGAAAGCGGATAGGGCGAGCTTTTCGTATTGAAGTGCGTCAACGGGTGGGCGCGACGTGACTCGAGAATTCTTGATGGATTTACTCATGGCGCGATCTCCTGTTGCTGACTGGATCGCCCGACACGCATTTGCAAGTTGGGTGAGCGGGCACATTGACGGGGTTAACAGACCGGCGCGCAGTACCAGAACCGGCGAGCCGCGAGGCTCCCCCGCCAAGGCCCGCCCATTGGAGAAAGACGTGCAAAGGCAGCCGTACGCTTGCTTGACAAACGTACGGGGTACTACGCTTTTAGGCTGTTAAACCTGTTGTCGTGGAATGTACGACCAAAAGAGTTTACAGCGTGCAGTCTCGCGAGTGATCACCTGCACAGGCTAAAACCTGTGCCCCGCAATCAATTCAGAAATTTCCCGCCAACTCATCCGTTGTGCTGGCCAGTTTCTAAGTAATTTCCGAGCGAAATGCCGTGCTGATTCCTCAAGACTAGCCGTGCCACTCGGGCGGGGCGACCGACTTCGTGGTTAGTTTCAAGGTCGAAAGACCGTTCAATAGCCATATTTGTGGCGTCACGCCGAGGCGAAGCCGACGGCCCCCCGGCGCACAGATAAATCCACTTCAAGGCAGACCGTTCCGGCGAGTGCGCAGCGCGAGTCGGGAGGTATGACGGCCTTGTCACTTGCGCCGAATGTGCGAGAACACCGATTCCAGATGCACCACTACCGTGACTGTGCGGGGGACCCGCTTATGGGCTGGCGGTTCAAAGCGGCTTTCTTTGCCTACTTTCTTTGCCGCGGCAAAGAAAGTAGGTGCCGCCCCGCACAGGGGCAACGCCAATAGACCACTAACAAAGCAAGGAAAGGCTAAAAAACCCAAAGCGGCCACAAAAAACCCAACGCGCCAATCTTCCCATTATATGGATCAACCACTCACATATTGGAGGTTTCCCAAAAACCGCCCTACAATCCGAACCAACACGCAAAGCGCAACAAAGCAACGGCAAAAAAAGCCCACGCAGCGCCAAAGCGACAGCAAAAAAACCGGAGACAAAGCCAACCATGCCCAAGGCAAAAAGGCAGCATCACGACGCCCAAAGCATCGCCCAAAGCATCGCCAGAACGGCGCGCACAGCGAGCACCCAAGGCCCCCTCTCCGGCCCCGCGCTGTAAGCGCAAAAAACCACCGAAAAGCGAATCGCCATGAACAAAGCGATGCCCACTCACGCCGCGTCCGCGTCCGAAGCCGATCTGGCGTCATCCGCCGATCAAGCGACCCGCGCCGCGCCGCGCCCCGCGCCGGCCACGAAAGCGCCCCGCGCCAGCGCCGCTGCCCAACCGGCGCCGGTCGACGGAATCGCCTTACCCAGCACGCTGCTCGACATCACACCACAGCAAGCGGGCACGCAAACGCTCCTGCGCGGCCTGGCGATCCTGGAGGCAGCCGCGGCCGGCGTGCGCGACCTGCGCACCTTCGGCGCCGCGCTCGGCACGACCCGCAGCACGACGCATCGGCTGGTGAGCAGCCTCGTGCAGGCCCGCTATCTCCGCCAGGTGCAAGGCGGCTACCTGCTCGGCCCGAAGCTGATCGAACTCGGCACGATCGCGCTCGAACAGATGCCGCTCACCGCGGTCGCGCGTCAGCATCTCGAATCGCTCGCGGAACAGACGCTCGACACGATCCACCTCGGCGTGCGCGATGGCGACGACGTGCTGTACATCGACAAGATCCCCGGCACGCGTGGACTCGAAATGCGCTCGCGCGTCGGGCACCGCATGCCGCTGGCGTCGACGGGAATCGGTAAAGCCATGATGCTCGATCTCACGCCGGACGTCTGGCAGTCGCTTTTCGATGCATCGCGTCGCGCGCTCGCCGGCGTCAGCTTCAAGCCGGATAACCGTCCCGACGCGCAAACCTTCATGCAGCGCATGACCAACTACGCCGCCGGCGGCTACACCTTCGACCTCGAAGAAAACGAGGCGTCGATCCGCTGCGTCGCGGCCCCGGTGCGCGATGCGTCGGGCGCGGTGGTGGCGGCGCTCTCGGTGGCGAGCACGATTCCGTATATGTCGCTCGAACGCATGGACGAACTGATTCCGGTCGTGCAGCGCGAAGCGCGCGCGATCTCGGAAGAACTCGGCTGGCGCGCCCCGCAACCGGCAACCCGCAGGATCAAGCGATGAAGCAAGCGGGTTCTCCCACCCCGGCAGCCAGCCACGCCGCAGCAGGCGCAGTCGACACCACGCACGCGCATGCCGCGCTGATCGCGCTCGATTGGGGCACGACCTCGCTGCGCGCGTATCTGTATGACGCGTCCGGCAATGTGCTGGCCACGCGCGCATCGACGGCGGGCATCATGAATCTGCCGCGCAGCGCGGAGCAGGGCGGCTTCGACGCGGCTTTCGAGGACGTCTGCGGCGCCTGGCTCGCAGACGCGCCCGGCGTGCCGGTGATCGCGGCAGGGATGGTCGGCAGCGCGCAAGGCTGGCTGGAAGCGCCTTATGTGGATACGCCGGCGAGCGCCGATGCGCTGGTGGCCGGCATCGTCCGCGTCGAGGCAGCCTGCGGTGTGACGCTGCATATCGTGCCGGGCGTCCTGCAGCGCGGCGAACTGCCCAACGTCATGCGCGGCGAAGAAACGCAGATTTTTGGCGCGCTCGGCGAAGAAGCGAACGTGACGAACGCCACGAACGCCACCCATCCCGCCGACAGCAAGCGCGCCCTGATCGGTTTGCCCGGCACTCATGCGAAATGGGCGGTGGTGCAGGCGGGCCGGATCGAACGTTTTCACACCTTCATGACCGGCGAAGTGTTCGCGGCATTGCGCGAGCACACGATCCTCGGCCGCACGATGCTCACGCCGGATCTGCCGGACACCGGCGCATTCCTGCACGGCGTGAACATCGCGCGGGAAAAGGGTCAGGCGGGTGTGCTCGCGACCATATTCAGCTCGCGCACGCTCGGCCTCACCGGACAACTTTCGCGCGAACAACAGCCCGACTATCTGTCGGGATTGCTGATCGGGCACGAACTGGCCGGCCTCGACGCGGTGCTCACGCAACAGCAAAGCACGCTCGCCGGGCAGAGCCTGCGCCTGATCGGCAACGAAGCGCTGTGCGAGCGCTACCGTCTCGCGCTGGCGCAGTTCGGCTGCACTCAGGCGGAATTGGTCAAGCACGCCACCGAGGGCGGCCTGTGGCGCGTCGCCTCACAGGCAGGGCTGGTCAATCCGGCGGCTCACGCGGCACGCGCCGGCTAACCGGCAACGCCGCCGCTTACGAAACAAGGAACCGACATGCAACCTCACATCAATCTGCCCGCTCCGTACATGCCGCACGCGGGTTTGATCGCGGCGTTCGAGGCCTGTCCGCTGATCGCGATCATGCGCGGCGTGACGCCCGCCGATGCCGCCGAGCACGGCCAGGCGCTTTACGAAGCCGGCTTCCGGATCGTCGAAGTGCCGCTTAATTCGCCGCAGCCGTTCGACAGCATCGCTGCGATCCGCAAGGTGTTGCCGGCGGATGCGATCGTCGGCGCGGGCACGGTGCTGCATCCGAGTTTCGTCAACGACGTGAAGTCGGCGGGCGGCGAACTGATCGTGATGCCGCACAGCGATCCGGAAGTGGTCAGCGCCGCGAAAGCGCGAGGCATGGCCTGCGCGCCGGGCGTCGCGACGCCGACGGAAGCGTTCATCGCGCTAAAGAACGGCGCGGACGTGCTGAAGATGTTCCCCGCCGAACAACTCGGCTGCCAGGTCGTGAAGGCATGGCGCGCGGTGATCGCGGCGGAAGTGCCGCTGGTGCCGGTCGGCGGTATCACGCCCGACAACATGGGGCCGTTTCTCAGCGCGGGCGCGAACGGCTTCGGCCTCGGCTCGGCGTTGTACAAGCCGGGTCAGAGCGCGGCCGTGACCGCATCGCACGCGAAGGCGTTCATCAACGGTTTGCGCATTGCCCGCGCGGGTGCGAAGAAATGAAGCGGCTCGCCGGCAAAGTTGCTCTCGTCACCGGAGCCGGTCGCGGCATCGGCGCGGCGATCGCGCATGCGTTCGCGCGCGAGGGCGCGGCAGTCGTGCTGGCCGAACTGGACATCGAAACCGCGCAGCAGACGGCGGAGCATATCAAGTCGCAAACCGGCGCGCGCGTGCTCGCGGTGCCTACGGACGTGACGCAGGCGGCTTCGGTTCAGCACGCGGTGAGCGAAGCCGAACGCGCATTCGGCTCGGTCGACGTGCTGGTGAACAACGCCGGCATCAACGTGTTCTGCGATCCCTTGACCATGACGGACGACGACTGGCGCCGTTGCTTCGCCGTCGATCTCGACGGCGTGTGGAACGGTTGCCGCGCGGTGCTGCCGGGCATGGTCGAACGCGGCGCGGGGAGCATCGTGAATATCGCTTCGACGCATTCGTTCAAGATCATTCCGGGCTGCTTTCCGTATCCGGTGGCCAAGCACGGTGTGATTGGCCTGACCCGCGCGCTCGGCATCGAATACGCGCCGCGCAACGTGCGGGTCAACGCGATCGCGCCGGGTTACATCGAAACGCAATTGACGCACGACTGGTGGAACGAACAGGCCGATCCGGCCGCCGCGCAGCAGGCGACGCTGGATCTGCAACCGATGAAGCGCATCGGCCGCCCGGAAGAGGTGGCGATGACGGCGGTGTTTCTCGCCTCGGACGAAGCGCCGTCCATCAACGCCACCTGCATCACCGTGGATGGTGGGCGCTCCGCGCTGTATCACGACTGATTTTTGCAAGACCCGGATTGCGCAGGGGCGCAAGAAGTACACCGGACGACGCGCTGGCCGCGTGTGTCACAACCGGTACAAGAAGACGCGGCCGATACCTTCTCGTTACCAATTAGTCAGGAGACACGCATCATGAAACGTAGAATTTTTCTCACGCTGGCAGCAGCGGCGACGGGTGTGCTCTTCAATGCACCGGTCGCGCAAGCCGCTGATCCGGTGAAGATCGGCTTCCTCGTGAAGCAGCCGGAAGAGCCGTGGTTCCAGGACGAGTGGAAGTTCGCCGAAATCGCCGCCAAGGAGAAGGGCTTCACGCTGGTGAAGATCGGCGCGCCGTCGGGCGAGAAGGTGATGAGCGCAATCGACAACCTGTCGGCGCAGAAGGCGCAAGGCTTCGTGATCTGCACGCCTGACGTCAAGCTCGGACCGGGCATCGTCGCGAAAGCGAAGGCCGACGGCCTGAAGATGATGACGGTGGACGACCGTCTGGTCGACGGCGCGGGCAAGCCGATCGCGTCGGTGCCGCATATGGGCATCTCGGCATACAACATCGGCAAGCAGGTCGGCGACGGCCTGGCTGCGGAAATCAAGAAGCGCGGCTGGGACATGAAGGACGTGGGCGCGATCGACGTGACCTACGAACAGCTGCCGACCGCGCATGACCGCACGAGCGGCGCGACTGACGCCCTGATTGCCGCTGGCTTCCCGAAGGCGAACATCATCGCCGCGCCGCAAGCGAAGACCGACACGGAAAACGCGTTCAACGCCGCCAACATCGCGTTGACGAAGAATCCGAACTTCAAGCACTGGGTGGCCTACGCACTGAACGACGAAGGTGTGCTCGGCGCGGTGCGCGCAGCGGAAGGCCGCGGCTTCAAGGCGGACAACATGATCGGTATCGGCATCGGCGGCTCGGAGTCGGCACTCAACGAGTTCAAGAAGCCGTCGCCGACGGGTTTCTACGGCACGGTCATCATCAGCCCGAAGCGCCATGGCGAAGAAACCTCGACGCTGATGTACGACTGGATCACGCAAGGCAAGGCACCGCCGGCACTGACGCTGACCAGCGGCATGCTGGCCACGCGTGACAACGTTGCCGACGTGCGCCAGAAGATGGGCCTCGCGGCGAATTGAGCTGGTTGACTCAGTAGGTGATGAAATGAAGTGAACTGCCGGCGCGCCTTCTTACAAAGATCGGCGCGCCGGCAACAGCAAAAAAGATGAGTAGTAAAGACAGACGGTTCACACGAAGCATTAGGAGGCGAAGTGTCAGCGACGCTACGTTTTGACAATATCGGCAAGGTCTTTCCAGGCGTGCGCGCGCTCGACGGTGTGTCCTTCGACGTCAACGTCGGCCAGGTGCACGGCCTGATGGGCGAAAACGGCGCAGGGAAATCGACCCTGCTGAAAATTCTCGGCGGTGAATATCAGCCCGACTCGGGCCGCGTGATGATCGACGGCAACGAGGTGCGCTTCTCGAGCGCGGCGTCGTCGATCGCGGCAGGGATCGCGGTGATTCACCAGGAACTGCAATACGTGCCCGATCTGACGGTCGCGGAAAACCTGCTGCTCGGGCAACTGCCGAACTCGCTCGGCTGGGTCAACAAGCGCGAAGCCAAACGCTTCGTGCGCGAACGCCTCGAAGCGATGGGCGTGGCGCTCGATCCGAACGCGAAGCTGCGCAAGCTCTCGATCGCGCAACGCCAGATGGTGGAAATCTGCAAGGCGCTGCTGCGCAACGCGCGCGTGATCGCCTTGGACGAGCCGACCAGCTCGCTGTCGCATCGCGAGACCGAGGTGCTGTTCAAGCTCGTGCGCGACCTGCGCGCCGACAATCGCGCGATGATCTACATCTCGCACCGAATGGACGAGATCTACGAGCTATGCGACGCCTGCACGATCTTCCGCGACGGCCGCAAGATCGCGTCGCACCCGACGCTCGAAGGCGTGTCGCGCGACACCATCGTCAGCGAGATGGTGGGGCGGGAAATTTCGGACATCTATAACTATTCGGCGCGGCCGCTCGGCGAAGTGCGCTTCGCGGCGAAAGCAATCGAAGGCCACGCGCTTGCGCAACCGGCCAGCTTCGAAGTGCGGCGCGGCGAGATCGTCGGCTTTTTCGGTCTGGTGGGCGCGGGCCGCAGCGAACTGATGCATCTGGTGTACGGCGCAGATCACAAGAAGGGCGGCGAGCTGGTGCTCGACGGCAAGCCGATCAAGGTGCGCAGCGCGGGCGAAGCGATCCGGCACGGCATCGTGCTGTGTCCGGAAGACCGCAAGGAAGAGGGCATCGTCGCGATGGCGACCGTGTCGGAGAACATCAACATCAGTTGCCGCCGTCACTATCTGCGCGCGGGGATATTCCTCGATCGCAAGAAGGAAGCGGAAACCGCGGACCGTTTCATCAAGCTCCTGAAGATCAAGACGCCGAGCCGCCGCCAGAAGATTCGTTTCCTCTCGGGCGGTAATCAACAGAAGGCGATTCTGTCGCGCTGGTTGGCCGAGCCGGATCTGAAAGTGGTGATTCTCGACGAGCCGACGCGCGGTATCGACGTCGGCGCGAAGCACGAAATTTACAACGTGATCTATCAGCTTGCCGAACGCGGCTGCGCGATCGTGATGATTTCGTCGGAGTTGCCGGAAGTGCTCGGCGTGTCCGACCGGATCGTCGTGATGCGCCAGGGCCGGATTTCCGGCGAACTGGCGCGCAAGGATGCAACGGAACAATCGGTGTTGAGCCTCGCGCTGCCGCAAAGCTCGACCGCGCTGCCCGAAACCGCTGCCCAACAGGCGGCCTGAACATCATTCGGACGAAAGTCCGGCAACCCGTGGGGAACGGGAGGAGTCTTCAACATGCAAGCCAGAGAAAACCTCGCGCAACAGGCCGCCAAGAGCGCCGCTGATGCGCTGATTCCGCAGTCCAACGACAAGGCGAAATGGTGGCAGCAGATCACCGAGTACAGCCTGATCGTGATCTTCGTCGTGATGTTCGTCACGATGTCGCTGACCGTCGATCACTTCTTCTCGATCGAGAACATGCTCGGCCTCGCGCTGTCGATTTCGCAGATCGGCATGGTCGCGTGCACGATGATGTTCTGTCTGGCCTCGCGCGACTTCGACCTCTCGGTCGGTTCGACGGTCGCGTTCGCCGGCGTGCTGTGCGCGATGGTGCTCAACGCCACCGGCAACACCTTCATTGCGATCATCGCCGCGGTGGCGGCGGGCGCCGTGATCGGCTTCGTCAACGGCGCGGTGATCGCGTATCTGCGCATCAACGCGCTGATCACCACGCTCGCCACGATGGAAATCGTCCGCGGTCTCGGCTTTATCGTCTCGCACGGTCAGGCGGTCGGCGTGTCGTCGGACACGTTCATCGCGCTGGGCGGCTTGAGCTTCTTTGGCGTGTCGCTGCCGATCTGGGTCACGCTGCTGTGCTTCATCGTGTTCGGCGTGATGCTCAACCAGACCGTGTACGGCCGCAATACGCTCGCCATCGGCGGCAATCCGGAAGCGTCGCGTCTGGCCGGTATCAACGTGGAACGCACGCGCGTCTACATCTTCCTGATTCAGGGCGCGGTGACCGCGCTGGCCGGTGTGATTCTGGCCTCGCGTATCACGTCGGGTCAGCCGAATGCCGCGGAAGGTTTCGAGCTGAACGTGATCTCGGCGTGCGTCTTGGGCGGCGTCTCGCTGCTCGGCGGCCGCGCGACGATTTCCGGCGTCGTGATCGGCGTGCTGATCATGGGTACGGTCGAGAACGTGATGAACCTGATGAACATCGACGCGTTCTATCAGTACCTCGTGCGCGGCGCGATCCTGCTCGCCGCCGTGCTGCTCGACCAGTTGAAGAACCGCGGCTCGCGGGATTAAACGCGCGACCCACTCACTTGCTCTAAAAGGAATCGAACGATGTCGTCTCCGGCCAATGCAAACGCCCGTCTCGCGGACAGCACCTTCGCACGCTATCCGAGTCTTGTGGATCGCACGGTATTGATCACGGGCGGCGCGACCGGCATCGGCGCATCGTTCGTCGAGCATTTTGCGGCGCAAGGCGCACGCGTCGCGTTCTTCGATATCGATGCGAGCGCCGGTGAAGCGCTCGCCGACGAACTCGGCGATTCGAAGCACAAGCCGCTGTTTTTGCCGTGCGATCTCACCGATATCGACGCGCTGCAAAAAGCGAT contains:
- a CDS encoding 2-dehydro-3-deoxygalactonokinase; translation: MKQAGSPTPAASHAAAGAVDTTHAHAALIALDWGTTSLRAYLYDASGNVLATRASTAGIMNLPRSAEQGGFDAAFEDVCGAWLADAPGVPVIAAGMVGSAQGWLEAPYVDTPASADALVAGIVRVEAACGVTLHIVPGVLQRGELPNVMRGEETQIFGALGEEANVTNATNATHPADSKRALIGLPGTHAKWAVVQAGRIERFHTFMTGEVFAALREHTILGRTMLTPDLPDTGAFLHGVNIAREKGQAGVLATIFSSRTLGLTGQLSREQQPDYLSGLLIGHELAGLDAVLTQQQSTLAGQSLRLIGNEALCERYRLALAQFGCTQAELVKHATEGGLWRVASQAGLVNPAAHAARAG
- a CDS encoding IclR family transcriptional regulator — its product is MNKAMPTHAASASEADLASSADQATRAAPRPAPATKAPRASAAAQPAPVDGIALPSTLLDITPQQAGTQTLLRGLAILEAAAAGVRDLRTFGAALGTTRSTTHRLVSSLVQARYLRQVQGGYLLGPKLIELGTIALEQMPLTAVARQHLESLAEQTLDTIHLGVRDGDDVLYIDKIPGTRGLEMRSRVGHRMPLASTGIGKAMMLDLTPDVWQSLFDASRRALAGVSFKPDNRPDAQTFMQRMTNYAAGGYTFDLEENEASIRCVAAPVRDASGAVVAALSVASTIPYMSLERMDELIPVVQREARAISEELGWRAPQPATRRIKR
- a CDS encoding SDR family oxidoreductase, with amino-acid sequence MKRLAGKVALVTGAGRGIGAAIAHAFAREGAAVVLAELDIETAQQTAEHIKSQTGARVLAVPTDVTQAASVQHAVSEAERAFGSVDVLVNNAGINVFCDPLTMTDDDWRRCFAVDLDGVWNGCRAVLPGMVERGAGSIVNIASTHSFKIIPGCFPYPVAKHGVIGLTRALGIEYAPRNVRVNAIAPGYIETQLTHDWWNEQADPAAAQQATLDLQPMKRIGRPEEVAMTAVFLASDEAPSINATCITVDGGRSALYHD
- the araG gene encoding L-arabinose ABC transporter ATP-binding protein AraG; translated protein: MSATLRFDNIGKVFPGVRALDGVSFDVNVGQVHGLMGENGAGKSTLLKILGGEYQPDSGRVMIDGNEVRFSSAASSIAAGIAVIHQELQYVPDLTVAENLLLGQLPNSLGWVNKREAKRFVRERLEAMGVALDPNAKLRKLSIAQRQMVEICKALLRNARVIALDEPTSSLSHRETEVLFKLVRDLRADNRAMIYISHRMDEIYELCDACTIFRDGRKIASHPTLEGVSRDTIVSEMVGREISDIYNYSARPLGEVRFAAKAIEGHALAQPASFEVRRGEIVGFFGLVGAGRSELMHLVYGADHKKGGELVLDGKPIKVRSAGEAIRHGIVLCPEDRKEEGIVAMATVSENINISCRRHYLRAGIFLDRKKEAETADRFIKLLKIKTPSRRQKIRFLSGGNQQKAILSRWLAEPDLKVVILDEPTRGIDVGAKHEIYNVIYQLAERGCAIVMISSELPEVLGVSDRIVVMRQGRISGELARKDATEQSVLSLALPQSSTALPETAAQQAA
- the mtgA gene encoding monofunctional biosynthetic peptidoglycan transglycosylase, producing the protein MTATRRVSRPGPVRWIVYLGAVVAIAWIATQAFYFAQIAVWNYVNPRSTAFMRSDAWRLSQDRPDLSVQHTWVPYDQISRNLKRAIIASEDANFVNNNGYETDAILQAWERNKAKGKIVRGGSTITQQLARNLFLSREKSYIRKGQELIITWMLEALMDKERIFEIYLNSVEWGNGVYGAEAAARYYYKTSASKLTAAQSARLAVMLPQPKYFDEHRGSPYLAQRSRVIARRMGAAELPD
- a CDS encoding 2-dehydro-3-deoxy-6-phosphogalactonate aldolase yields the protein MQPHINLPAPYMPHAGLIAAFEACPLIAIMRGVTPADAAEHGQALYEAGFRIVEVPLNSPQPFDSIAAIRKVLPADAIVGAGTVLHPSFVNDVKSAGGELIVMPHSDPEVVSAAKARGMACAPGVATPTEAFIALKNGADVLKMFPAEQLGCQVVKAWRAVIAAEVPLVPVGGITPDNMGPFLSAGANGFGLGSALYKPGQSAAVTASHAKAFINGLRIARAGAKK
- the araH gene encoding L-arabinose ABC transporter permease AraH; the encoded protein is MQARENLAQQAAKSAADALIPQSNDKAKWWQQITEYSLIVIFVVMFVTMSLTVDHFFSIENMLGLALSISQIGMVACTMMFCLASRDFDLSVGSTVAFAGVLCAMVLNATGNTFIAIIAAVAAGAVIGFVNGAVIAYLRINALITTLATMEIVRGLGFIVSHGQAVGVSSDTFIALGGLSFFGVSLPIWVTLLCFIVFGVMLNQTVYGRNTLAIGGNPEASRLAGINVERTRVYIFLIQGAVTALAGVILASRITSGQPNAAEGFELNVISACVLGGVSLLGGRATISGVVIGVLIMGTVENVMNLMNIDAFYQYLVRGAILLAAVLLDQLKNRGSRD
- a CDS encoding arabinose ABC transporter substrate-binding protein — protein: MKRRIFLTLAAAATGVLFNAPVAQAADPVKIGFLVKQPEEPWFQDEWKFAEIAAKEKGFTLVKIGAPSGEKVMSAIDNLSAQKAQGFVICTPDVKLGPGIVAKAKADGLKMMTVDDRLVDGAGKPIASVPHMGISAYNIGKQVGDGLAAEIKKRGWDMKDVGAIDVTYEQLPTAHDRTSGATDALIAAGFPKANIIAAPQAKTDTENAFNAANIALTKNPNFKHWVAYALNDEGVLGAVRAAEGRGFKADNMIGIGIGGSESALNEFKKPSPTGFYGTVIISPKRHGEETSTLMYDWITQGKAPPALTLTSGMLATRDNVADVRQKMGLAAN